From the Malus domestica chromosome 17, GDT2T_hap1 genome, one window contains:
- the LOC103404479 gene encoding early nodulin-like protein 17: MEKERAMAVVVLLCLVVVVELPEASATRFMVGGKMGWNSNVNYTIWAQDKHFYNGDWLFFVYDRNQMDVLEVNQTNYVSCNAEHPVHNWTTGAGRDVVPLNVTRHYYFISSKGSCYGGMKIAVKVENMPPPPKAAPLKSKSSVLTPSLRSQFVLSAVFAIGAMWDALVRL, translated from the exons atggagaaagagagagcaaTGGCGGTGGTGGTGCTTTTGtgcttggtggtggtggtggaactTCCAGAAGCATCAGCTACGAGATTTATGGTGGGAGGGAAAATGGGTTGGAACAGCAATGTCAACTATACAATTTGGGCTCAGGATAAGCACTTTTACAATGGAGACTGGCTCT TTTTTGTTTATGATAGGAACCAAATGGATGTTCTAGAGGTGAACCAGACCAACTATGTCTCGTGCAATGCCGAGCATCCCGTTCACAACTGGACCACGGGAGCCGGAAGAGACGTGGTTCCACTGAACGTGACAAGGCACTACTACTTCATTAGTAGCAAGGGGTCCTGCTACGGTGGCATGAAGATCGCTGTTAAGGTCGAAAACATGCCTCCGCCTCCCAAAGCTGCCCCGCTGAAGAGCAAGAGCAGCGTCCTAACACCTTCCCTCAGATCCCAGTTTGTTTTGTCTGCGGTTTTCGCCATTGGCGCAATGTGGGACGCTTTGGTTCGGCTGTGA